One region of Trichosurus vulpecula isolate mTriVul1 chromosome 1, mTriVul1.pri, whole genome shotgun sequence genomic DNA includes:
- the CILP2 gene encoding cartilage intermediate layer protein 2 produces MAAFLPLLCLCLAAAQLAGAPEALAKEDAQGIDLAPSPSQRKVARRVPSPEDNLEDGLAEWTSWFNVDHPGGDGDFESLEAIRFYYGERLCAHPLALEARTTEWELPSDVGERVHYSLERGFWCLNREQPEGKSCSNYHVRFKCPLEPVAWSAWSTWSPCSQSTCGVRSRGIQTRQRRCLGPQPLWLLHQPPCAGPSEEQKPCPAPLCSVVSWSEWGAWGPCSGSCGPGRRLRRRRCPGAKKDTCIGRSVEAQKCVRPPCPGCRSNCGRGVASKDCSSCVCQDHVLMGTVVTPAGRPLPGAHVTLKGRPKPILATTDARGGFRVAGICSDGRTNVSVQLEGFSQGLGQAVANNSTTASVTVILRTLEKPYLVKQPESRIREAGQHVMFCCKALGTPVPKKYYWYHNGSLLDRKVYKYDSSLVLRNLGLDQTGTYHCKANSDAGTIKSNTAVLTVLAPGQQVCDPQPLEHLIKLPDDCRQAASGSAYYNVGLCPDTRCPGRPGSNLRCGESGDRCCSVSRLETREIQCAGYVLPVKVVAKCGCEKCMPPKVLVRGRVVAADTKEPLRFAQILLGKEKTGFTGYQGDFTIEVPPATERLVVTFIDGHQEFVDAIKVLPFDPRGGGVYQEIKVMRKKEPISLDSGKSSIIPLGTVEGMDPIGEIVLPASTFYYPNGEPYNGTVQASITFLDPRDLATAAAASSDLNFVDDNGELAPLRTYGMFLVDLRAAGSGKELQTGPIEVRMDAGQIYMAGHAEEMKLWSLNPNTGLWEEESKFRKETGGRRVRREERTFLIGNVEIRERRLFNLDVPERRRCFVKVRAYINDKFIPSEQVEGVVVTLVNLEPAPGYSANPRAWGRFDSAVTGPNGACLPAFCDADRADAYTAYITAALGGEELEPAPSSPQPHPGTVGVTQPYLDKLDYRRTDHDDPALKKNGFRINVAKPNPNNLDEIQGPIYPWRSLRECEDAPVTANHFRFSRVEADKYEYNVVPFRESELSSWTGDYLSWWPNPQEFRACFIKVKIQGPQDYMVRSHNAGGSHPRTQGQLYGLRDARSVRDMEHPGTSAACVEFKCSGMLFDQRLSDRTLVTLIPQGSCRRINVNSLLREYLARHPPVAPTDDPSGFSMIAPVDPLGHNYGIYTVTDQNPRLAKEIAIGRCFDGTSDGFSREMKADVGIAVTFQCQERPAGQRSLFQRLLDSPRTALEDIRREMGGPGRRSLSPSTRRISGRRRRMETLQAGAATETLTRNPEDAP; encoded by the exons ATGGCGGCTTTCCTGCCGCTCCTGTGTCTGTGCCTCGCAGCCGCCCAGCTGGCGGGAGCCCCAG AGGCCCTGGCCAAGGAGGATGCCCAAGGAATCGATCTTGCCCCAAGTCCATCTCAGAGGAAGGTGGCCAGGCGTGTCCCTTCCCCAGAGGACAACTTGGAAG ATGGTCTTGCAGAATGGACATCCTGGTTCAACGTGGACCACCCTGGGGGCGATGGGGACTTTGAAAGCCTGGAGGCTATTCGATTCTACTATGGTGAGCGATTATGTGCCCATCCTTTGGCTCTGGAGGCCCGGACCACTGAGTGGGAATTGCCTTCTGATGTGGGTGAACGGGTGCACTACAGTCTTGAGAGGGGCTTCTGGTGCCTCAACCGGGAGCAGCCTGAAGGAAAGAGTTGTTCCAACTACCATGTCCGATTCAAGTGCCCGCTGG AACCCGTGGCCTGGTCGGCCTGGTCCACCTGGAGTCCCTGCAGTCAGTCGACCTGTGGAGTGCGGAGTCGTGGGATCCAGACTCGCCAACGCCGATGTCTGGGCCCTCAGCCTCTCTGGCTCCTTCACCAACCTCCTTGCGCCGGGCCATCTGAAGAACAGAAGCCTTGCCCTGCCCCGCTTTGCTCAG ttGTTTCATGGAGTGAGTGGGGAGCATGGGGGCCTTGCTCTGGGAGTTGTGGGCCAGGCCGtcgcctccgccgccgccgctgtCCGGGAGCCAAGAAGGACACTTGCATAGGACGGTCTGTGGAAGCTCAGAAATGTGTGCGACCACCATGCCCAG GTTGCCGTTCAAACTGTGGCCGAGGTGTAGCCAGCAAGGACTGCAGCAGCTGTGTCTGCCAGGATCATGTTCTCATGGGTACTGTGGTTACCCCTGCTGGTCGGCCTCTGCCTGGGGCCCATGTGACCCTTAAGGGCCGCCCAAAGCCCATCTTGGCCACCACGGATGCCCGAGGTGGTTTCCGAGTTGCAGGTATCTGTTCCGATGGCCGCACCAACGTCAGCGTCCAGTTGGAGGGCTTCTCACAAGGCCTTGGCCAGGCTGTGGCCAACAACTCCACTACGGCCTCTGTCACGGTCATTCTCCGGACCCTGG agAAGCCCTACCTGGTGAAGCAGCCAGAGTCCCGGATCCGAGAGGCTGGACAACATGTGATGTTTTGCTGTAAAGCCCTTGGCACTCCTGTGCCAAAGAAATACTACTG GTACCACAATGGGAGCCTGCTGGATAGAAAGGTCTACAAGTATGACAGCAGCCTGGTGCTCAGGAACTTGGGCCTGGATCAGACAGGCACCTACCACTGCAAGGCCAACAGTGATGCTGGGACCATCAAGTCTAACACTGCTGTCCTGACCGTGTTGG CTCCAGGACAGCAAGTCTGTGACCCTCAGCCCCTTGAGCACCTCATCAAGCTGCCAGATGACTGCCGCCAGGCTGCTTCAGGATCTGCCTACTACAATGTGGGTCTCTGTCCAGATACCCGTTGCCCTGGCCGACCTGGCTCCAACCTTCGGTGTGGGGAGTCTGGTGATCGCTGTTGTTCTGTGAGCCGTTTAGAGACTCGGGAAATCCAGTGTGCAGGCTATGTCTTGCCTGTGAAGGTGGTGGCCAAGTGTGGGTGTGAAAAGTGCATGCCCCCCAAGGTGCTGGTGAGGGGCCGAGTTGTGGCCGCTGACACCAAGGAACCCTTGCGCTTTGCCCAGATCCTCCTGGGGAAGGAGAAAACTGGCTTCACTGGATACCAAGGTGATTTCACCATTGAGGTGCCCCCAGCCACTGAGCGCCTTGTTGTGACTTTTATTGATGGACATCAGGAGTTTGTAGATGCAATCAAAGTCTTGCCCTTTGACCCTCGGGGAGGTGGCGTTTACCAGGAGATAAAGGTCATGCGGAAGAAGGAGCCCATCAGTTTGGACTCTGGTAAAAGCAGTATCATTCCACTGGGCACAGTAGAGGGTATGGACCCCATAGGAGAGATTGTTTTGCCAGCCAGTACCTTCTACTATCCTAATGGAGAGCCCTATAATGGGACTGTGCAGGCCAGTATTACTTTCCTGGACCCACGTGACcttgccacagcagctgctgcttcaAGCGACCTCAACTTTGTGGATGACAATGGGGAGCTGGCCCCACTGCGGACTTATGGCATGTTCTTGGTGGACCTCCGAGCTGCGGGCTCTGGGAAGGAGCTACAGACAGGACCAATAGAGGTGCGCATGGACGCTGGGCAAATCTACATGGCAGGGCATGCTGAGGAAATGAAGCTGTGGTCCCTAAATCCAAATACTGGATTATGGGAGGAGGAGAGTAAATTTCGCAAGGAGACAGGTGGGCGCCGGGTCCGGAGGGAGGAGCGGACGTTCCTCATAGGAAACGTGGAAATCCGGGAGCGACGCCTCTTCAACTTAGATGTGCCCGAGCGTCGACGATGCTTTGTCAAGGTGCGTGCCTACATAAATGACAAGTTTATACCCAGTGAACAAGTTGAGGGGGTGGTGGTGACCCTGGTCAATTTGGAACCTGCCCCAGGTTACTCTGCCAACCCCCGTGCCTGGGGCCGCTTTGACAGTGCTGTCACCGGCCCCAATGGAGCCTGCCTCCCTGCTTTCTGTGATGCTGATAGGGCTGATGCCTATACTGCCTATATCACAGCTGCCCTGGGGGGTGAGGAGCTGGAGCCTGCACCTTCCAGTCCCCAGCCTCATCCAGGGACTGTGGGCGTGACCCAGCCCTACCTGGATAAGTTGGACTATCGTAGGACAGACCACGATGATCCAGCTTTGAAGAAGAATGGTTTCCGGATTAACGTGGCCAAACCCAATCCTAACAATCTGGATGAGATTCAGGGCCCCATCTACCCCTGGCGGAGCTTGCGTGAGTGTGAGGATGCTCCAGTGACAGCCAACCACTTCCGCTTCTCCCGGGTGGAGGCAGACAAGTATGAGTACAATGTGGTCCCTTTCCGGGAGAGTGAGCTGTCTTCCTGGACTGGTGATTACCTCTCCTGGTGGCCCAATCCCCAGGAGTTCCGCGCCTGCTTCATCAAGGTCAAGATACAGGGGCCCCAGGACTACATGGTGAGGTCTCACAATGCTGGGGGCAGCCATCCTCGCACCCAGGGCCAACTCTATGGGCTGCGGGATGCACGCAGCGTGAGGGACATGGAGCATCCTGGCACCTCGGCAGCCTGTGTGGAGTTCAAGTGTAGTGGGATGCTGTTTGACCAGCGCCTATCAGACCGGACCCTGGTGACCCTGATACCCCAGGGTAGTTGCCGACGCATAAATGTCAACAGTCTCCTGAGGGAGTACCTGGCCCGCCATCCACCAGTGGCCCCAACTGATGACCCCTCAGGCTTCTCCATGATTGCGCCTGTAGACCCCTTGGGCCACAACTATGGCATCTACACAGTAACAGACCAGAATCCCCGACTGGCCAAAGAGATCGCCATTGGCCGCTGTTTTGATGGTACCTCAGATGGCTTCTCAAGGGAGATGAAGGCGGATGTGGGCATAGCCGTGACTTTCCAGTGTCAGGAACGCCCAGCTGGCCAACGGAGTCTTTTCCAGCGGCTGCTGGACTCTCCTAGGACTGCACTGGAAGATATACGCCGTGAGATGGGGGGACCTGGCCGTAGAAGCCTGTCTCCTTCCACTCGAAGAATCTCTGGCCGCCGAAGGAGGATGGAAACGCTCCAGGCTGGGGCAGCAACCGAAACCTTGACCCGTAACCCTGAGGATGCCCCCTGA
- the YJEFN3 gene encoding yjeF N-terminal domain-containing protein 3 isoform X2, with the protein MSGPAASEGRQPELPRFLSKVEAVAMEKELIEDYRFGRQQLAEMCGYACAVAVTKVFPVAALSRKQRTVLVVCGPEQNGAIGLVCARHLRVFEYEPTIFYPKRSSDSLSKDFTTQCEKMDIPFLSYLPTEVQLINDAYNLVIDAILGPSAEPGEAKEPCTSILATLKLVKIPIVSLDIPSGWDVEMGSEDGISPEVLVSLAAPKKCAGRFSGKYHFVAGRFVPDDVQKKFHLNLPGYPGTECVVAL; encoded by the exons CAAAGTGGAGGCTGTTGCCATGGAGAAGGAGCTCATCGAAGATTATCGGTTTGGGCGGCAGCAGCTGGCAGAGATGTGTGGGTACGCCTGTGCTGTGGCTGTGACCAAG GTGTTTCCTGTGGCTGCCCTTTCCCGGAAGCAACGTACTGTACTGGTAGTGTGTGGACCTGAGCAGAATGGGGCCATCGGATTGGTGTGTGCTCGACATCTTCGGGTATTC GAGTATGAGCCAACTATCTTCTACCCCAAACGCTCTTCAGACTCGCTGTCCAAGGACTTCACTACACAGTGTGAGAAGATGGACATCCCCTTTCTTTCCTACCTCCCTACTGAG GTCCAGCTGATCAATGATGCCTACAACCTGGTGATTGATGCCATCCTGGGTCCCAGTGCGGAGCCTGGGGAGGCCAAAGAGCCATGCACCAGCATCCTGGCCACCCTGAAGCTAGTCAAGATCCCCATTGTCAGCCTGGACATCCCCTCAG GCTGGGATGTGGAGATGGGCAGTGAAGATGGGATCAGCCCCGAGGTGCTGGTGTCCCTGGCTGCCCCCAAGAAGTGTGCAGGTCGGTTTTCAGGGAAGTACCACTTTGTGGCCGGACGCTTTGTCCCTGATGATGTGCAGAAGAAATTCCACCTGAATTTGCCTGGCTACCCAGGCACAGAGTGTGTGGTGGCTCTTTAA
- the YJEFN3 gene encoding yjeF N-terminal domain-containing protein 3 isoform X1, giving the protein MYALWQEKSDMGPFIHLLAELPLCTIILEFVKPDFLMHWEVGCHLCSMRKGHSRSKVEAVAMEKELIEDYRFGRQQLAEMCGYACAVAVTKVFPVAALSRKQRTVLVVCGPEQNGAIGLVCARHLRVFEYEPTIFYPKRSSDSLSKDFTTQCEKMDIPFLSYLPTEVQLINDAYNLVIDAILGPSAEPGEAKEPCTSILATLKLVKIPIVSLDIPSGWDVEMGSEDGISPEVLVSLAAPKKCAGRFSGKYHFVAGRFVPDDVQKKFHLNLPGYPGTECVVAL; this is encoded by the exons ATGTATGCACTGTGGCAGGAGAAGTCAGACATGGGACCATTCATTCATCTGCTTGCAGAGCTTCCTCTTTGTACCATCATACTTGAATTTGTCAAACCAGATTTTCTCATGCACTGGGAAGTTGGTTGCCATCTTTGTTCGATGAGAAAGGGGCACT ccaggag CAAAGTGGAGGCTGTTGCCATGGAGAAGGAGCTCATCGAAGATTATCGGTTTGGGCGGCAGCAGCTGGCAGAGATGTGTGGGTACGCCTGTGCTGTGGCTGTGACCAAG GTGTTTCCTGTGGCTGCCCTTTCCCGGAAGCAACGTACTGTACTGGTAGTGTGTGGACCTGAGCAGAATGGGGCCATCGGATTGGTGTGTGCTCGACATCTTCGGGTATTC GAGTATGAGCCAACTATCTTCTACCCCAAACGCTCTTCAGACTCGCTGTCCAAGGACTTCACTACACAGTGTGAGAAGATGGACATCCCCTTTCTTTCCTACCTCCCTACTGAG GTCCAGCTGATCAATGATGCCTACAACCTGGTGATTGATGCCATCCTGGGTCCCAGTGCGGAGCCTGGGGAGGCCAAAGAGCCATGCACCAGCATCCTGGCCACCCTGAAGCTAGTCAAGATCCCCATTGTCAGCCTGGACATCCCCTCAG GCTGGGATGTGGAGATGGGCAGTGAAGATGGGATCAGCCCCGAGGTGCTGGTGTCCCTGGCTGCCCCCAAGAAGTGTGCAGGTCGGTTTTCAGGGAAGTACCACTTTGTGGCCGGACGCTTTGTCCCTGATGATGTGCAGAAGAAATTCCACCTGAATTTGCCTGGCTACCCAGGCACAGAGTGTGTGGTGGCTCTTTAA